AGCTGCCATCATCAGCTGTGACCTGGAACCCGGTTCAGTCATGACTGAAACCGAGGTCAGCGAATACCTGAATCTGGGTCGCACGCCGGTCCGGGAAGCACTGACCCGACTGGCAAATGAAAACCTGGTGCGGTTGTCCCGGGCGGGTGTGGTGATTCCTGAGCTGAATCCCATGACGATGCTTAAGCTGCTTGAACCCCGCGGCATGATGGAACGGCTGTGTATTGAAAAAGCCATTGAGCGGATGGTCGATGCTGACCGTGCCCGTATCACACCGGTGATCGAAGCCCTGCACGCACTGGATAACAGTGACCGTAAAGGATTCATGGCACAACTTCGGGAAATTCATAATATTCTGGCGGACTCCTCCAAGAACGAATTTATCCTAGACTCGATTAAATCGACCCAGGGCCTGTCCCGTCGCTTTTGGTATTACTACGCCAGTAATGAAGACCAGGCCTACTGCACTGATCTGTATGTCCGTCAGATGCAGGCATTACTGACTGGCGATGAAACCATTTCAATGGCGTGCTCTGCCGAGCTGATGCAGTATCTGCAGAATTTTGCCCGGCAGCAGCTGGAACAATTCCGGTAAACAGCCGACAGTGAGTATTCGGAAGGGCCGTTCTGTATCAGGAACGGCCCTTTTTTATGGAGGGCTGATGTTGGCAGCTAGCAGCTATAAAGAGTCATGCTGTTACTGTTAGTGGTTATTCCTGTTCTGTCTTGGTCCTGATCTGCAAGGCTGGTTAGCTGAGACTATGCTTTAAGTATCAAATCATTGGTGCTGAACGGGTACATGTCATGTCTGTAAGAAATCTTATCTGTATTCTGTTGGGATGTTTTTTGCTGGCAGTGGCCGGCTGTACTGCGACGGGAACTACTTCAGCAGATAAACGCGCCACCATTGAACAAATGCACAATCAGGTATTAAGGGATATTTATGCCGTTAGCCCCGGAGCCCGCTCACATGTGGCGGAGTCACCGGGCTATGCGGTATTCAGTAATACCCAGCTGAAACTGTTTCTGGTGGCTGCCGGTGGTGGTTTTGGCGTTGCTAAATCCGCTGGGCGGCCCACCTATATGAAGATGGGAGAGGCTGGTGTCGGACTTGGATTAGGCGTTAAAGACTTCCGTGCTCTGTTTGTATTCCACACGCCAAAAGCTTATCGGGACTTTGTTGAAAAAGGTTTTGTGTTCAGTGCGGAGGCTGATGCCGCTGCAAAAGCGTCTTATACCGGTGGTCAGGCTGGTGGCGGTATTCCGTTAGGGGACATGACGTTGTATCAGGTAACAGATACCGGTCTGGCATTACAGGCCACATTAAAAGGCACCAAGTTCTGGCGTGATAACGAATTGAACTGATTACTGCATTGAATGTAATTTCGTACCTGCCGCTGAGACAGGTACGGAACATAGTGGTTAGTTCTGGCGGTTAAGGAACAGGTCGGTCAGGCTAAGAATATCAATGATAGTTCCTTCACCACGGGCAACACGGACAATCTGATCTTTAATTCTGATCAGCTCATAATGTGCACGGTCATAATCGGGTAAGCGGCGGCGTAAGCTTTCGGGAACAGGTTCGCTCAGGGCTCGCAGCTCATGATCCAGTACATCACCTTGTTGCAATTTCCGCTGCCAGCCCGGTGGCAGGTTGCCACCTCTGGCGAGTTTCTTTTGCAGGCCTTTTGGTAAGCTTTTATAAGTACGGGCATCATAACCGTAATGATCACCGTAATAGTCACGGATAATGTCTGCTTCATTTCGGGTGAAGCCGTATATTTTGGCTTCGTCATAACTTTCCGTATTACCACTATTAGCAGACTTATTGTGTTTGGCTGCTTTGTGCTGGTGTTTAGTTTTGTCTTTGCCAACACCCTCAGGCTTGGCCGCCTGGCTGGCGGGTGCCATTAAAAGTGCGGCGATACAGAGGCTGCAGACCATGGTTAATTTTTTTAGCATAATATTGACCATTAATTCGTGGCAATACGCATATATAGCTGATAGCAGGTGACTGTTAGCTGAAGCACGTTTTTAACGTATTGCGTGAGCGGTGATTTGATTATAGAAGTACTTAGGGGATAGCAATATTGATAGACACTGATAAAGCCAAAGGGTTTAGTGTGTTTGAGCGCAGCACACAAATGATTCTGCCAGTTGTATTAGCTGATCAATATATGATGTTAAGTGCGATTTAAGAACTGTCTCTCAGCGCGTTAATAAATCAGACAGGATAATAATATCGAGAATAGTTCCGTCGCCTTTAGATACCCTAACGATCTGGTTTCTGATTTTGATGAGTTCATAGCGAGCACGATCGTAATCAGGTAACCGCTGTCTTAATCTGTATGGGATTGGCTCTCTCAGGTTTCTGTAGCTGTAATGAAGAACATCTCCCCGGCGAAGTTTTCTTTGCCATCCTGGGGGAAGTTTCCCACCGCGCTTAAGCTTCTTCTTCAAGCCTCTTGGTAAACTCTTATAAGTACCGTAGTAACCATATTGCTTGCGAGAAAAATGGTTATCAAAGCGTTTAGCACTGTAAGTCTGGAGTTTGTAACTCGGGTACTTATAAGTCCGGTGCTTGAAAGCTTGGTGCCTATAAGCCCTGTGTTTGTAGGCTTTATTTGAATATGATTCGTTAGAGTAGAACCCTGTCCATGCAGGTCTTTCTGCATAACTGGCAGGAGATGTCAGAAGTGTTGTGATAGCCACACAGCAGGCAACTATGTACTTATTCATCATAGTATTCACCTTTTATAGTGTAGGTTAGTTATAACGTATTTATTGTGACTGTTAGCTGAAGCACGTTGAAGTATTGTTATATAGACAAGGTTGGCAGAGCTTAGGTTCAAACGCTGATTTTTAAATGAACAGGATTAAACACTTTTGTTGTACCAGTGGATTTCGCAAATAAATATTAGCGATAAAAAGAGAAACAATATGCAAACAGATTACTTGCTGGCGCCCTTGATTGATGTCGCCCGCCAGGCGGGAGATGCCATTATGGGCGTCTATCAGGAAATGCTCATTGATGACGGTATTCAGGCGGATATTAAGCAGGATGGTTCTCCTGTTACGCGTGCGGATCAGGCAGCGGAAGACCTGATTTTGCCTGTGTTAAAACTAGTTGCACCGGAAGTAACCGTTATCTCTGAAGAAAATGCGAGTAGCCATGTTATTCGGGCGCCTGAGCGATTTTTTCTGGTTGATCCGTTAGATGGCACCAAAGAGTTTTTGAAAAAAGATGGCAAAGGCTCATTCACTGTAAATATAGCCCTGATAGATAACGGCGTACCTGTATTAGGGGTAGTGTATGCCCCGGCGCTGGGACGGATTTTTTATGGCAACGAGAACGGAGCATTTGAAGAAAATGCACAAGGTTGTGTGCGTCTGAATCCCAGGGATGTACCTGCTACTGGGCCGGTGGCCGTTGCGAGTGTCTCTCATCGTGATGAGCTGACCAATGAATGGCTGAAACAGCAGCAAATTGATCACACGGTTGCGATAGGTTCGTCGCTTAAGTTTTGTTTACTGGCAGCGGGGGAGGCAGATGTATATCCGCGTTTTGGTCCAACGATGGAGTGGGATACCGGTGCGGGAGATGCTGTACTGCGGGCTGCTGGTGGACAGGTGAATTTGCCGGAAGGTGGAGCATTTCCATATGGGAAGGCGGAGTATAGGAATGGAGCGTTTATAGCCGTTGGGCGGTACAGCGTTAAGTAGTGGTTGGCTTTGTAGTTTGTATTGGCTGATAGTCCAGTGTATTTCTTGGCTAGGGTGCTGAGTTCTCTATTGGGATGGTCTTTTCACTTATGCGACTCAATATTTTTAAACGACACTTTCTTTTATGAGCTTATTCTTAATAATTTTAAGACCGCCCCACTGCTTGTCAGGTGATTCGCTGCGAGTGGGGTTGTCTGCGCGTTTCGTTCTTAAATGACGCTGTTCTCTTTATTAGAACTTAGTAGGCACGCTAAGTGCTCTCAACCAGTACATCAGGCTTACCTATCACTCACTGTGGTACTCTATTTCACAGAAGAGGAAGCGGGGTGCCTGCGCCAGGAAGGTGCTTTGTTATGGCAAAAGACTAGACCTGCTCCTAGTAATAGTTTGTATGATCTCTACACTCGTGCTGTTTAGCGTTTTTTTGGTTTACTGAGCTTTACTTGGGCGAAGTTTGCCGGTCATTCTCAGCCCGTCACGAATATTCAGGCCCATTAATGATAAGTTTATGGCGCCGGCAAGAAGTTCGAATGCCTGAACGATGTAAAACTGTGGATTAAATGTTCCTGTTGCAGCCCACTGATTCAGAAAAATTGCACAAGGTAGCAGAATCAGTAATCCGTTAGCGGCAATGAATGGCATGCGTTTTTGCTTATTACTGATCAGCCGGCCTTGTCTGTTTTTTGCACTGTTAAAGCCTGAAATACCCGTTATCGCCAATGCCGGGATCAGGAAGAACAAGCCGGGTGTAACGATTAAGTTTTTTACTGTAGCAATAGATTCTTTTGAACCGAAAAGCTCAACCAGTATAGTTGCAGTAAAAAACGTAGAGATACAAAGCGTTGCGACAACAGCGGCTACAAGATGGATTTTAATCTTCACTGTATTAGTCTCCTGAAATTTTGACAATGTGTTGTCAATATATAGGTTTTGGTAATTTATGACAACATGTTGTCATTGATAAAGAGTTAGATAATGAAGCACACCGCGGAAGGACATTTGTTAACTAGCATTATTTTGCAAACATTTAAGTTGAATGGTTTGTTGGTGTTGGAAGGAGATCAACTGGTTAAAGACGTAGGGCTGACAAGCGCACGCTGGAAGGTTCTGGGTGCCTTATCCAGTGGACCAGGATCAATGACGGTACCAGATATTGCCCGGATCATGGGGCAGTCGAGACAAGCGGTACAGCGGCTTTCGAATGAGATGGTTAAAGATGGTCTACTGGTTACTCAACCTAATCCGGATCACCAGCGGGCGAAATTATTAACACTTACAGAAGCCGGGGTGGATGCATATGCTCAGGCTATGGAAAAGCAGATTCCCTGGGTTAATTCACTTGCCAGTGATCTGACTGAGGCTGATTTGGAGCAGGTTTCAGTTGTGCTACAAAAGTTGATGGGGCGGTTGGAGAAGTAGTTTTTCTGATGTGTTCTTCTTCAACTGAGGCCGATATTTTATAAGTTTTGATAGTTCAGCGTTTTTCTTGATTAGGGTGCTGAATTTTTATTTGTGATGCTTTTTTCTAACACGACTCAACACCTTTAAACGACTTAAGCTTGTCAAAGAGAGCTCTTAAGAATCTAAACGCCGCCTCACTGCTTGCCTTGCTCTTAGTTACGAAAGGGCCGCGTTCCCTTCGCGTTTCTCCCTTGAATGGCTCCGCAAAACCTCAGTCGCCGCTGATCATTCAACGTCTGCAATGCTCGCTTGGGAAGAAGGGGAAGCTGGAAAGCCTGAGTTAAGTGGTGGTTTTTAGAAATAGGCTGAAGCATATTCCGTTTTCAGTAATCGGGTATTTTCTGCTGTGGCTGCCTCATAAGAGTATTAATGTATAGAAGAAACCGTAGATATCAGCAAGAGGTGAGAAGGATAAAGAAAAGGCAGGGAGAGGATGCTGGATGCGGCGACTATTACCCTGATTAGCTGTTGGGAGTACTCAAAAGTCTGCTTTTAAAATCAATCGCCAGAAAGACCAGTTTTGTATCATAACCAGGTACTTCATAGGCCCGGTTTTTTGCTCTCATAGTTAATGGTTTTAGCAAATAGAACGGATATAGTAGGGCAATGGATATTAATACGATACAGACTTTCCTCGAGCTTGCCTCAACTGGTAATTTTAGCCGTGTAGCTGAGCGTTTACACATTACGCAGTCTACTGTCAGTGCCCGGATTAAGGTGCTTGAAGAGAGAGTTAACCGCAAGCTGTTCGAACGGACATCTATAGGTGTTCATCTCACGCCTGCTGGTCAGAGATTTCATAATTATGCGGTGTCGATACAGCAGTTGTGGCAACAAGGACAGCAAGACCTGGCATTGCCTGACGGTTTTGACGGCATGATTGGATTTGGTGTCCATATGAACTTATGGAAGCGTGCTTTTCCTGGCTGGATTAACTGGATGCGTATGCATTGTCCATCGTTGGGGATAACTGTTGAAATGGATTACTCTGAGCGTCTTACTGAAAAGGTTTCTCAGGGATTACTGGATGTTGCGCTCACACTTATGCCGAGAGTACTTCCCGGATTGCACATCGAACAGTTTATGGATGACAAGCTGATTATGGTGTCTCATGAACCCAAAACGTTTGATGAGTGCAACAATCTGGACTACCTGTATATCGACTGGAGTTATGGGTACCGTGAAGAGCATCGGCAAAAATTACCGCACCTTCATAGCGCTACAATTAATTTAGGACTTCCTGAGGCTGCTCTTGAGTACCTGCTGGAAAATTCAGG
The DNA window shown above is from Aliamphritea ceti and carries:
- the cysQ gene encoding 3'(2'),5'-bisphosphate nucleotidase CysQ: MQTDYLLAPLIDVARQAGDAIMGVYQEMLIDDGIQADIKQDGSPVTRADQAAEDLILPVLKLVAPEVTVISEENASSHVIRAPERFFLVDPLDGTKEFLKKDGKGSFTVNIALIDNGVPVLGVVYAPALGRIFYGNENGAFEENAQGCVRLNPRDVPATGPVAVASVSHRDELTNEWLKQQQIDHTVAIGSSLKFCLLAAGEADVYPRFGPTMEWDTGAGDAVLRAAGGQVNLPEGGAFPYGKAEYRNGAFIAVGRYSVK
- a CDS encoding MarR family winged helix-turn-helix transcriptional regulator, translating into MKHTAEGHLLTSIILQTFKLNGLLVLEGDQLVKDVGLTSARWKVLGALSSGPGSMTVPDIARIMGQSRQAVQRLSNEMVKDGLLVTQPNPDHQRAKLLTLTEAGVDAYAQAMEKQIPWVNSLASDLTEADLEQVSVVLQKLMGRLEK
- a CDS encoding lipid-binding SYLF domain-containing protein: MSVRNLICILLGCFLLAVAGCTATGTTSADKRATIEQMHNQVLRDIYAVSPGARSHVAESPGYAVFSNTQLKLFLVAAGGGFGVAKSAGRPTYMKMGEAGVGLGLGVKDFRALFVFHTPKAYRDFVEKGFVFSAEADAAAKASYTGGQAGGGIPLGDMTLYQVTDTGLALQATLKGTKFWRDNELN
- a CDS encoding LysR family transcriptional regulator — translated: MDINTIQTFLELASTGNFSRVAERLHITQSTVSARIKVLEERVNRKLFERTSIGVHLTPAGQRFHNYAVSIQQLWQQGQQDLALPDGFDGMIGFGVHMNLWKRAFPGWINWMRMHCPSLGITVEMDYSERLTEKVSQGLLDVALTLMPRVLPGLHIEQFMDDKLIMVSHEPKTFDECNNLDYLYIDWSYGYREEHRQKLPHLHSATINLGLPEAALEYLLENSGYAYLSLADVQEYLDDKRLFAVAGAPSLNRPVYLIYPEKPVDKEQLDIAVNGLRAILIKA
- a CDS encoding GntR family transcriptional regulator, coding for MATDWDETAGYYVDFRYNPSMQTSLEKKTKAELAAELLEAAIISCDLEPGSVMTETEVSEYLNLGRTPVREALTRLANENLVRLSRAGVVIPELNPMTMLKLLEPRGMMERLCIEKAIERMVDADRARITPVIEALHALDNSDRKGFMAQLREIHNILADSSKNEFILDSIKSTQGLSRRFWYYYASNEDQAYCTDLYVRQMQALLTGDETISMACSAELMQYLQNFARQQLEQFR